The Anolis carolinensis isolate JA03-04 chromosome 1, rAnoCar3.1.pri, whole genome shotgun sequence genome window below encodes:
- the LOC103279911 gene encoding cysteine-rich venom protein pseudechetoxin-like isoform X1 yields the protein MIPIPEGNKADCLCMSYSNIRVSISEMLVSIFILSLAVMVQQSLEQGRMSKISAKKQEEILDKHNTIRREVWPTASNMMKMTWSEKASESAKKRAAKCMPKVSPRAERTVNGTICGENVLQSASSYPWSDVIQVWQKKVSNFQYGLGAIDPKKDIYSYTQLIWHHTHEIGCGLAYCDSSSPATFLYVCQYCPRGNLVKEIEMPYIEGPPCGDCPYNCEDKLCTNPCQYVDQQADCESLIDLFSCDVPEFAELCKATCKCKTEEM from the exons ATGATTCCCATCCCTGAAGGAAATAAAGCAGATTGTCTTTGCATGAGTTATTCTAACATCAGAGTTTCTATTTCAG AAATGCTTGTATCAATTTTCATTCTGTCTTTGGCAGTTATGGTGCAGCAATCTCTAGAACAG ggtAGAATGAGTAAGATATCTGCAAAGAAACAAGAGGAAATTCTTGATAAACACAATACCATCAGGAGAGAGGTTTGGCCAACTGCCAGCAACATGATGAAAATG ACATGGAGTGAGAAAGCCAGTGAGAGTGCCAAAAAAAGGGCTGCAAAATGTATGCCAAAAGTCAGTCCCAGAGCTGAGCGAACTGTGAATG GTACTATCTGTGGTGAGAATGTACTGCAATCAGCATCTTCCTACCCTTGGTCAGATGTAATCCAAGTGTGGCAAAAAAAAGTATCCAACTTCCAGTATGGTCTTGGAGCAATTGACCCTAAGAAAGATATATATAGTTATACTCAG CTCATTTGGCATCATACACATGAGATTGGATGTGGACTTGCCTACTGTGACTCAAGCAGCCCTGCCACGTTCCTCTATGTCTGCCAGTACTGCCCTAG ggggaattTGGTAAAAGAAATTGAAATGCCATACATAGAAGGCCCACCGTGTGGAGACTGTCCTTATAACTGTGAGGATAAACTTTGCA ccaaCCCATGCCAATATGTGGATCAGCAGGCAGACTGTGAATCTCTTATTGACTTGTTCTCATGTGATGTGCCAGAATTTGCAGAACTGTGCAAAGCCACCTGTAAATGCAAGACAGAAGAGATGTAG
- the LOC103279911 gene encoding cysteine-rich venom protein pseudechetoxin-like isoform X2 produces MLVSIFILSLAVMVQQSLEQGRMSKISAKKQEEILDKHNTIRREVWPTASNMMKMTWSEKASESAKKRAAKCMPKVSPRAERTVNGTICGENVLQSASSYPWSDVIQVWQKKVSNFQYGLGAIDPKKDIYSYTQLIWHHTHEIGCGLAYCDSSSPATFLYVCQYCPRGNLVKEIEMPYIEGPPCGDCPYNCEDKLCTNPCQYVDQQADCESLIDLFSCDVPEFAELCKATCKCKTEEM; encoded by the exons ATGCTTGTATCAATTTTCATTCTGTCTTTGGCAGTTATGGTGCAGCAATCTCTAGAACAG ggtAGAATGAGTAAGATATCTGCAAAGAAACAAGAGGAAATTCTTGATAAACACAATACCATCAGGAGAGAGGTTTGGCCAACTGCCAGCAACATGATGAAAATG ACATGGAGTGAGAAAGCCAGTGAGAGTGCCAAAAAAAGGGCTGCAAAATGTATGCCAAAAGTCAGTCCCAGAGCTGAGCGAACTGTGAATG GTACTATCTGTGGTGAGAATGTACTGCAATCAGCATCTTCCTACCCTTGGTCAGATGTAATCCAAGTGTGGCAAAAAAAAGTATCCAACTTCCAGTATGGTCTTGGAGCAATTGACCCTAAGAAAGATATATATAGTTATACTCAG CTCATTTGGCATCATACACATGAGATTGGATGTGGACTTGCCTACTGTGACTCAAGCAGCCCTGCCACGTTCCTCTATGTCTGCCAGTACTGCCCTAG ggggaattTGGTAAAAGAAATTGAAATGCCATACATAGAAGGCCCACCGTGTGGAGACTGTCCTTATAACTGTGAGGATAAACTTTGCA ccaaCCCATGCCAATATGTGGATCAGCAGGCAGACTGTGAATCTCTTATTGACTTGTTCTCATGTGATGTGCCAGAATTTGCAGAACTGTGCAAAGCCACCTGTAAATGCAAGACAGAAGAGATGTAG